TGGTTCGATTTGATAAAGTGGCTCACCAGCTTTTACTTCTGCACCTTCAGTAAATAAGCGTTTACGGATAATGCCATTCACTTGCGGGCGGATTTCTGCAACTTCTGCCGCCACTGTACGACCAGCCAACTCGGACGCCATTGTTAGCGGTTGGGCTTTCACTTCTTCAACCGCTACTTCAGGCTTTGCTCCGCCCATTCCGTGGCCAGCTTGCCCACCCTCTTGTTGACCGCAAGCAGTCAATAGCACCCCAATTGCACCTGTTAACAGAAGCCCTGAGGATTGTTGCAAATACCTTTTTCGCATGGCGAAGCTCTCCCAAAAAACCAAATGTGTAAATTATTTGCGGCAGATCAAAAATTAGATTGAGCGTTCATTCTAAATTGGTTTACAATTTTAGGCAATGATAGTAATTAGCATCCACAACATTTTTTACAACTACTTAGCAACTTCTAAAGTACAGCGAAAAAATAAGTAAAAAAAAGGGAATTCCGTTAGAATACAGCCCCTTATGGAGAAAGACATGAGCGAAAAACCAGCGAAACCACAAGTACGCAACGAGCAACGGTGTGATCAGATCCTCACCGCGGCAACCACTTGCTTTCGCCAATACGGTTTTCACAAAGCAAGCATGTCCATTATTGCTAAAGAAGCCAGCATGAGTGTTGGCCACATTTATCATTACTTCGAAAACAAAGAATCCATCATTACCGCCATCTCAGAAAAAGACCAAGCAAAACATAATGAGATGTTTGCTAAGTTTATTGCGGCAGAAGATCCGTTAGAAAGCATGCTTGATCATTTAGATGAAGGCATGAATGACTGTACAAACAGAGAACAAACCACCCTCATGCTAGAGGTGTGGGCAGAAGCATCTAGAAACATTAGTCTTCATCAAATTCTATCGAAATTTGATGAAGAAATTCGCGATCAACTCACTGAAATTATCGCGAAATCCATCGCAGCAAATCATCTTCCGAGTAAATCGAAAGAGGAATTAAAAACCAAAGCCAACATGATGATGGCCATGTTTGAAGGGATCATGTTAAGAAGCCACATGAATCCAGAAATGAACCCCCATCTATTAATTGGCGAACTTCGCACGCTGATTAAAGCGCTCATCCTAACCTAGCACTCGCGCTTTAACTTTCCCATTTATTAGGCCGGCTGCAACACCCCATCCACCAAACGCAATGCGCCATTAGCCATCTTATTGGCTAGTTCAATATCGTGAGTAACCAGAAGTAATGCGGTACCCATTTCTTGATTCAGGGACAGCATCTCATCAAAAACCATTTGCGCATTTTCCCTATCCAAATTACCTGTTGGCTCATCAGCCAACAGGCAAGCAGGTTTAGTTAC
The Leeia speluncae genome window above contains:
- a CDS encoding TetR/AcrR family transcriptional regulator, yielding MSEKPAKPQVRNEQRCDQILTAATTCFRQYGFHKASMSIIAKEASMSVGHIYHYFENKESIITAISEKDQAKHNEMFAKFIAAEDPLESMLDHLDEGMNDCTNREQTTLMLEVWAEASRNISLHQILSKFDEEIRDQLTEIIAKSIAANHLPSKSKEELKTKANMMMAMFEGIMLRSHMNPEMNPHLLIGELRTLIKALILT